From one Stigmatopora nigra isolate UIUO_SnigA chromosome 8, RoL_Snig_1.1, whole genome shotgun sequence genomic stretch:
- the LOC144200645 gene encoding zona pellucida-like domain-containing protein 1, whose protein sequence is MALIVVLILTSFWIAGREALSLSECGAYARRPKYTDITVMCGTSAIELAIQVCPVIYTGYNASLLFLNHIEDNSDCHGTLDELATPPVVRFSFPIQEGTACGSTFLTSSAMGTGLFSEFSNIQRVNVSGVVRSLDPTIGTITYNVELKYFYSCAYPLEYIINNTQVAVSSASIALKDNNGSFISTLSMTLFQDENYTSPLIMPNEGIELRKKIYVEVVASNLTSQYFVLLDRCYASVSPHPTNSTFFSLFVSCSIAPMTTILENGEGQKARFFFSAFRFIEQQNETVSTYYLHCITRLCEQSTCSTFKQCNNRRRRNLRTTVFRDRINELSVLTVPIKTRTDEPTTQSKEETQPANDRSDGQVASVGLGIAVAVLVVLAVTAILMAASLHRKLKLLS, encoded by the exons ATGGCTTTGATCGTTGTCCTCATCCTGACCTCTTTTTGGATTGCGGGCCGAGAGGCCCTTAGCCTGTCTGAATGTGGAGCGTACGCCAGAAGACCCA AATACACAGACATCACAGTAATGTGTGGCACATCTGCCATCGAGCTGGCTATCCAAGTCTGCCCTGTGATCTACACTGGCTACAATGCCAGTTTACTGTTCCTTAACCACATTGAGGACAATTCGGACTGTCACGGTACGCTAGATGAGTTGGCCACACCCCCTGTTGTCAGATTCAGCTTCCCTATTCAAGAAGGAACAGCATGTGGGAGTACGTTTCTG ACCTCAAGTGCAATGGGAACTGGCCTTTTCTCAGAATTCTCCAACATCCAACGGGTCAACGTGAGTGGCGTGGTACGGTCCTTGGACCCCACCATCGGTACGATTACCTACAACGTGGAGCTGAAATACTTCTACTCGTGTGCATACCCTCTGGAGTACATTATTAACAACACCCAAGTGGCTGT GTCATCTGCCTCAATTGCTCTGAAGGACAACAATGGAAGCTTCATCAGCACCCTCAGCATGACCCTATTCCAG GACGAAAATTATACTAGTCCTCTTATCATGCCAAATGAGGGAATTGAGCTCAGAAAAAAGATCTACGTGGAGGTGGTTGCATCCAACCTGACGTCACA GTACTTTGTCCTACTGGACCGCTGTTACGCCTCAGTGTCCCCTCATCCAACCAACTCCACCTTCTTTAGCCTTTTTGTCTC GTGCTCTATCGCCCCGATGACCACTATCTTGGAGAACGGCGAGGGCCAGAAGGCTCGTTTTTTCTTCTCGGCCTTCCGCTTTATCGAGCAGCAAAACGAGACCGTCTCCACTTACTACCTGCACTGCATTACCCGACTCTGCGAGCAAAGTACTTGCAGTACCTTCAAG CAATGCAACAATAGAAGGAGGAGGAATTTGAGGACTACGGTGTTCCGGGACAGAATCAATGAGTTATCGGTGCTCACTGTCCCCATAAAAACCAGGACCGATGAAC CAACTACACAGTCGAAAGAAGAGA CACAGCCTGCCAACGATCGGTCTGACGGCCAGGTCGCTTCGGTGGGCCTGGGGATCGCCGTGGCTGTCCTCGTCGTGCTGGCCGTGACGGCCATTTTGATGGCGGCCTCTCTTCATCGAAAGTTGAAGCTGTTGAGTTAA
- the zpld1b gene encoding zona pellucida-like domain-containing protein 1: MTAAKRLAGAQMTPLCLLTLLLMSAVASVSAQFNGYNCDANHHSRFPGERDISVYCGVQTMTVKINFCPVLFSGYTDTDLALNGHHGDAQCRGFINNNTFPTVVLFSIGLNTLEACGNSLEVSTALGPNAYGNVSLVQIGNVSGFIDTPDPPTIISYLPGLLYKFSCSYPLEYLVNNSQLASSSVAISVKDSNGTFVSTLSLMLYNDSTYNQMLSIPMAGLSLKTRVFAAVKATNLDKRWNILMDYCYTTPSGNPNDELRYDLFLGCYKDPQTTVFENGKSQMGRFSFEVFRFVKHRHQKMSTVFLHCVTKLCKSDDCIMLMPICGRRRKRDEGAGLGSLPAASGNAVISAGPIITRSDDVPINNTQLAGDPPKLLNPTTTALISGVVVLGGMSLGFVLLSMHLIQKSRHPSSSSAAAASGAWNPAFK; this comes from the exons ATGACGGCGGCCAAACGTCTCGCGGGTGCCCAAATGACCCCATTGTGCCTCCTCACCCTGCTCCTGATGAGCGCCGTTGCTTCGGTGTCGGCGCAATTTAATGGATACAACTGTGACGCCAACCATCACAGCAGGTTTCCTG GCGAACGGGACATCAGCGTGTATTGCGGCGTGCAGACCATGACGGTGAAGATCAACTTCTGCCCAGTGCTGTTCTCCGGCTACACCGACACGGACTTGGCCCTCAACGGTCACCATGGCGACGCCCAGTGCCGCGGTTTCATCAACAACAATACCTTCCCCACAGTCGTGCTATTCAGCATTGGCCTTAACACTTTGGAGGCGTGCGGAAACAGCCTAGAG GTCAGTACAGCCTTGGGGCCCAACGCCTACGGAAACGTGTCGCTTGTACAAATTGGGAATGTCTCCGGCTTCATCGACACACCTGACCCGCCGACGATTATCAGCTACCTGCCCGGTTTGTTGTACAAATTCAGCTGCAGCTACCCATTGGAGTATCTGGTCAATAACTCACAGCTGGCATC CTCTTCAGTGGCCATATCAGTCAAGGACAGCAACGGCACATTTGTGAGCACGCTGAGTCTTATGCTGTACAAT GACTCAACATACAACCAAATGCTTTCCATCCCCATGGCCGGATTGTCTTTGAAAACCCGAGTGTTTGCTGCAGTCAAGGCCACAAACCTGGACAAACG TTGGAACATCTTGATGGACTACTGTTACACAACCCCCTCAGGGAATCCTAATGATGAACTCCGCTACGACCTTTTCTTGGG CTGCTACAAAGACCCCCAGACCACCGTTTTCGAGAACGGAAAGAGTCAAATGGGACGTTTTTCATTCGAAGTCTTCCGCTTTGTGAAGCACCGCCACCAGAAGATGTCCACAGTCTTCCTGCATTGCGTCACCAAGCTGTGCAAAAGTGACGATTGCATTATGCTCATGCCG ATCTGCGGGCGGAGGCGAAAGCGGGACGAAGGGGCTGGCCTCGGTTCGCTTCCGGCCGCCAGCGGAAATGCCGTCATTAGTGCTGGACCAATTATCACCAGGAGTG ATGATGTTCCCATCAACAACACTCAGCTTG CAGGTGACCCTCCCAAACTGCTGAATCCGACGACCACCGCGCTGATCTCAGGCGTGGTGGTCCTGGGCGGGATGAGCCTAGGTTTTGTGCTGCTGTCGATGCACCTCATTCAGAAGTCACGTCATCCTTCATCATCCTCGGCAGCCGCAGCCTCGGGCGCTTGGAACCCCGCTTTCAAATGA